From Equus asinus isolate D_3611 breed Donkey chromosome 14, EquAss-T2T_v2, whole genome shotgun sequence, one genomic window encodes:
- the NOXO1 gene encoding NADPH oxidase organizer 1 — protein sequence MAGPRHPVSVRAAALLQTERFQTFTFSVHWSDDSDTFVRRSWDEFRRLNKTLKETFPEEAGLLRRSHRVIPKLPDTSLLVRSGRTGRGLAHLRQLDTYLRTLLAAPEHVSRSPTLTSFFEPQPSDLDPTLPPGSLVILPAPEEPLHRPAGSLAIRSLKAQSLRCLQPFHTQDTRGQPFHAEAHEALNVLLRHPSGWWLVENEDRQTAWFPAPYLEAAALGQGRERGAPLGNSGSQFCASCAYESSQADELSVPAGARVHVLKTSDRGWWLCRFRGRAGLLPAVLLRPDGLGALLSGPGLHCGADSGEDGAGEARSSPEPFQTMTIPPTVPARPPLSAIQSRCCTITRRALGQDRRDQGHP from the exons ATGGCAGGCCCCCGGCACCCCGTGTCTGTGCGTGCTGCAGCCTTGTTGCAGACGGAGCGGTTCCAG ACGTTCACCTTCTCCGTGCACTGGTCAGATGACAGTGACACCTTCGTGCGCAGGAGCTGGGACGAGTTCAGGAGGCTTAAC AAGACACTCAAGGAGACCTTCCCGGAGGAGGCAGGCCTGCTGCGGAGATCCCACCGTGTTATCCCCAAGCTTCCGG ACACATCGCTTTTGGTGCGCAGTGGGCGCACAGGCCGCGGCCTGGCACACCTGAGGCAGCTGGACACCTATTTGCGGACGCTGCTGGCAGCGCCGGAGCACGTGTCCCGGAGCCCAACGCTCACCAGCTTCTTTGAGCCGCAACCCTCAGACCTGGATCCCACGCTGCCACCTGGCAG CCTAGTGATCCTGCCGGCCCCTGAAGAGCCCCTTCACCGCCCTGCGGGCAGCCTTGCCATCCGCAGCCTGAAAGCTCAGAGCCTGCGCTGCCTGCAGCCCTTTCACACTCAGGACACACGGGGTCAGCCCTTCCATGCAGAGGCCCACGAGGCCCTGAATGTGCTGCTGCGACACCCCTCAG GCTGGTGGCTGGTGGAGAATGAAGACCGGCAGACAGCATGGTTTCCTGCTCCTTACCTGGAGGCGGCGGCCCTGGGCCAGGGGCGAGAGAGGGGAGCGCCCCTAGGGAATAGTG GGTCCCAGTTCTGTGCTTCTTGTGCCTATGAGAGCAGCCAGGCTGATGAGCTGTCAGTGCCAGCAGGGGCGCGTGTGCACGTGCTGAAAACATCTGACCGTGGCTGGTGGCTGTGCAG GTTCCGCGGGCGTGCTGGTCTTCTCCCTGCTGTGCTGCTGAGGCCTGACGGGCTGGGCGCACTCCTGAGTGGCCCAGGGCTCCACTGTGGGGCCGACAGTGGGGAGGATGGCGCAGGGGAGGCCCGAAGCTCCCCTGAACCTTTCCAGACCATGACCATTCCCCCTACTGTGCCGGCCCGACCCCCACTGAGTGCCATACAGAGCCGCTGCTGCACCATCACCCGTAGGGCACTGGGGCAGGACCGAAGGGATCAGGGACACCCTTGA